AAAAGACGCCGTTTTGGGAATAAAATTCTAAAGGAGAAAAAACCAAtcgttttcttctctttcttctccgtTCCATTCCacagcatatatatataaaataagaaaaggaaTCCTTCTCATCAGAAGTTACCCAACTCTTGCAACGCTAATCATCATCGCCCAATCCTCGTTTCACCGATCACCAGTTGCTTTTCTTCGACATCACCGACCACCAATTTTCCTAATTCTAATTCTAGGTTTAAATCAATATAAACCTTCAAATCTCTGCAATAAGAAAATAGAACCACTAACCACCAATTTTCCCAAATTGAAAACTTTTCACCCAATCGATTCGAAATTTTTAATGAACTTCTCTCTTTCACATACCTGGATGTACATATATCTATTGAGAGGTCGAATTCTTCTGGCTTACGGAAAATCGACGAGGTTAACGAGAAGTCGAagtccggccaccggatgggtTAATGTCGACTGCCGTGGAATGCAAACTGTGGAACGGAGGAAAGGGTAAAGTCTGGCGTTGGAAGAATGGGTGAGAACCGGAGAAGAAGATTATCACCGGATAAGAAGGAAGAAAGCGTTTGGAATGTAGTAacggagaagaaaaagaaaacgtcTGGGATTTTCCTCCGTTAGAATTTATTCCCTAAAAACGGCGTCATTTTGTTTAGAGACAGGAAGGGCTGTTGTGGACGTCATTTTGTTTAGAAACAGGAAGTGCTGTTGTGGAACATTGGATCTCTCATAAAAGTGTTGTTAACTTCTAAGTGAAACCCTCGTATGATCCACATTATCATTACTGGTAAATCCTCGCAAAAGATCCGGATCCCATTTGTTGGGCTAAATTTTGCTTTTATTCCCTCAAGTATTCAATTTACATCTGATTAGTCCTTAACCTCTATATCAACTAAACTACTAATTGAGtccaaaaacttttcaaatcaaTACACGTAATCTCATTTTGAATTCTCCATCTATTTGGTCAACCCTAAGTTACATAATTCACGTGCGCGTGCCTGAGCAGGAGTATAAGCGTGAAAGAGTCTTTGAAACACATCTCAACCTACGGAAATTCATGAGAACGAGGATTGAGAATGCGAGTATAGTGCGAGGATTGATAGACCACAAACACCCAACACATTTGTATTGTGTGTCAACAGATTTTATCTATCACCGTTTTAATGTCATCGCTTAGTTAGATGATCGCAATAGATTCCTCTTGAGGAAAGTTGTGTGAATAGACCATTTACTGAATCATATAGACCATGTTTGTGTTggggattttagattttggattttctcacgatttttcataaattttctCTTTACTACAGTTGGaaaatctagtttttttttgggtaaataaagaAAGCTAGTTTAAGATAGAAGAGGCAGGTTTATTGATTAATCACGGTTTTCTCGACATTGCCACACAAATCCCGAAATACAATTTATACATTTCGACTGCATACTCCGATCTCCCACCAcattctgttaaaaaaaaaaaaaaaaatcaatacccAAATTGATCTTTTTTCTCTAAATATGTAGTATGGGAAGGTCCATTCAGAATGCTATCTTGTGccagttcaaaaaaatataagaatgCTATGTTGTGAGCTATGTACCGTGGGGATTATCCCTCTTCCTTGTTTCTATTCTTGATTGGGTTAGTGTGTGGAGTAGAGATGAGACATTCTATTTCGGGTTTTTTGGAGCTTGTTGTGttatgtttgaaaaaaaatacgtaAAAAATTAGTGGTTGTAACTTGGGACCGAAAGCATTATTATTGAATCACCAATTATATAGTCCTTGACGTTTTTCTGAAAACCTGGGCATCACCCACGTAGAACTCACTCTATTTTTTGGTTATCTCCGCAATATCCACCCCCTGGAAGTTCTTCCTTCCGTTGTGCTTTTAGAGTTTCtctgaagaaaagaagaaggttTTGGGCGGTTTGGTTACATATTTGAATATACAAGAATTCGAAATGGGATGTGGTTTGCTATTTGTCTTTGTTAGTTAAGTATTAGTTTTGCACCCATTTAACCGATCGCTTCTTGTTGATTTCTAGTTATTGGATTTGAGAGCGGTTTGTGATTTTACAGTTTTGGTGCTTCTGCTTTCTTTGTAATTTGCTGTCGCTGCATTGTTCTCCTACTCTctgctctttttctctctttcttaacGAAAAGAAACCATTGTCATCTTTTGTTTCCCATCAACAACAGTTCAATAAATAGAAACAAATCATATGGATTTaccatttttttggtttggagcTGTTACGTTGTAGTGAAGTATTTTTTAATACTCGGTGGCAGATTTGTCTTTAGTTCCTTTTTTGTGTTGGATTTTGGACGTGAATGAAAGGGCCTTAAGCAGTCTCTCTTAAAATTTTCATGTGAATCAAATGCTAAACTAGAGAAAGTTGTTTATGGCTCTTCCCATTTCCTTCTGTCGTGCCTGCAAAAGTTTTGCGAGGTTTATCAAGCTCTCTTACATATGGAGAAATTTGTCTTCAGTGGGATCAAGGGTTGTGAGAAATCTATTCTTTTGAAGCTGCTTGGCTGCTTATACACCCCATTACACAGGAAATTCAACTCTCAAGCAGAGGCACTAGATAAAGTGAACTAGAACGCAATATGAAAATCTAGATTCTTCGATTTCTATGAGATTGGTGTGGATGGTACAACAAATTAGAATGAAAGAcaatgtgtgtatgtgtgttgaCAAAAACAAAGCaccatccaagaaaaatcaactGAATTACCAGAAAGATCAGATCTGTGGAGCAGTGTGGATGGTACaacaaatttgaatgaaaagacAAAACTTTGAGGCTATTTTACTGCTAAATGCAACTTAACATGTTCACTGCTGTTAGTCATGATCAGCCACCAAGTTTAAAAggctctcttttctctcttttctttcaacCCCGGTAATGAAGGGATTGTCACCCAAACAGAAAACCAGTCTGCTGATGTTTGAAGTTTATCACTGACAGAAATCAGGCATGTGCTTCCATCCTAGTCTTCACCAAAGTAGACAAAGCTTTTCTAACACGTGTCGTACTGGTTACTTTGCAGGCGAAAAACTTGTCAGAGATATTGTAGGTAAAAAGCCTGCTGGTGATGTTAAGAGTTGCGCGATTTGGATGCAGTTGCCTGCATAACATTTGTAAGTCATGAAGTTAATACTTGATTTTACTGTGAAGTACAACTTATGAAGAGAAGCTCTTCCGTTTCGAAAGGCACTATTTCTTGAATTTCTTGTATGTACTTTACCTTCCAGAAGTATGCGCATTAGGAATCTTGGTAAGGTTGAAAAGTCGTGGTAAAGTTCTAACAATGTCAATATATCTAAGGCCTTAGCGATTCCGTATTTTGTATTTGAAAAACATAGTCCCCTGTAGTGTCAAAACTCAATTAACTAGTATAGAACATGGTAACGCTCCATCTACTAGTCTGCGCCTTATGGAGGCATATATTAGACGTGAATAATTGCACGAAAACTGTGCAGTTTGACCAGTGGCAAGATATTAACATGCCTTGAACTCTCAGTCCGGAGTTGAGGGCTCATTTCAATGAAAGGTCAAATTTCTGTGAAGTTAACTCTTCCGAATACTTCCATGACCTAATATATGTGTGTTACATGTTCTGCCCCTCAAATCGCATAACATCAGCTTCACAATGTTTAGTGCCAAAAGCAAGATTATGTTCTTACTTTTCCATGGTTAACCACTTAACCCTAGTGCCACAGATACTATAAGAATGAAAATAAGCATCTCAATGTATATTACCGAAGAGGTCAAGGAAACGAGAACCAAAAGCTCCTTGAAGCTTCACAGTTGGGACAGAATGCTCTTTTTTCCAACATGGGCAACACGTATATACATCCTAATGTTTAAGAGAGTGGAACACTCAAACGGAAAAAGGATAACTGAAGtgatgataaaaaataaaaaataaattaactgAAGTGGATAAATGTACACTGACACTTCCATGTTCACCTATAGAATACTGAGACAAACCTCCTAACTACAAAGTTGAAACTTCTCACTTTTGTGATATTGCCTGAGTTTATGTTCCTGCATACATTTCCAGTTTTGCCTGATAAGGATTATGGAGCAGTTGCCAAGATATAGAATTATAAGTGATAGTTCAAGtaccttaaaaaataattaggaAACAATTCATGCATCTATATCCTGCGACGGAACTTTCAATGACCGCCTAAGCTTCCGTAGATGAAGAGCTATCTCTGTCAAAAGTTTTGTTCCTTCACCACCCTTTTGAAGTGTCATAGCAGCATGCTTTAAGAATCCACTGTCTGCTTCAATTGCTTTCAGTCTCTCCCTTATAAATGACACTTCTTTGGTAAGAATGGCCTTGTTCTCATTGCCTGCGCAACCAACAAAATTCATTTGGTTGTTGCAAGAGTATCTAATGGATGGAAAAATACACAAACAtttaaacaaaccaaaccaaatagagCCTTAAgccccaatcaattggggttagCTACATGAATCCATTTTTTCCATTGAGATCTGTCGAGGGCATTGTGTCCTCATTTAAGAAGGAAGTTACCTGTATATTCATCTACATGATCTACCATGCCAGAGTCTACGTTGAGTTTCTTCTCCAAATTTGACAACATGCCCAAAAGGAAAGTTCTATCGCCTTCAAAATCTAACGATGACTCCTCAATGgtcctctctcctctttcttcctgCAAAGGGCCAGATCGTTCACGATTATGCCCATTTTCTGCAATTTGATTTCCTTCGTTAGGACTTCCACAATCCGATTTCTCGCTCATGGACGATAAAGATTGAGATTTAAACTCTTGGTAATCTTCATCGGCATCAACTTCACATTCGTCACTCCCTACTCTATTTATCTGTCCGTATCTTTCTCTATAGGTATCAAGTTCGGCCTCTAAACCCTtgatctcctcctctctcttggTAAGCAAATCCTTCATCACTTGTACTGCTTCTTGATCGTActctgcctgctcctccatcaTTCTCTGATACTGTAACGCTTCCATTTGAACAGCTGCCTTCTCTGCTTGAAGCCTTGTGATCATGGCCATTGCGTTGTTTGCTGCAACTGCGGAAGCGCTTCTTTCTTCATCCAATTCCATGTACATTGCTATCAACGACTTGCGATCCAAGCGAACTTGTCTCTTCAAACTATGCAAGATGGAGTCACCTTCTGTTTCGTTTGTGTCATTGGACTCAGAAAAGAAGTCTGACTTTTCGAATAGAAACTTCTTTTGAAACCTGGAAGCCCACCTGGGACTTGCTGCTGCTGAATCCGTAAGTGGGATTCCAAAAAATCTGTTGCCTTTCGTGAAGTTTGGGGTCTTAGCTTCTTCTATAATATCTTCAGTGTCCGGTAGTAATGGCACAGAAGCGGCTTTGTTCTCTTCTTTGCCTGCTTAAGAAAGATAAGAAGGATACTCATTTTGTTATCAAGTACATAGACAAAAAACATGGTTTGAGTCCCCGTGCGTCTTGAACTTATTTTGCATGCActtcaataatattttcaacatttttcttgttcttttataATCGGCATTTAAAAACGAGCTACTCCATTTTCGTTATAATTATTGCAGCCGCTGAAGTGGCTATTGCTTTCCTGAGAGTGTCGACTTCCATTTAGATCCAGCGCACgcacctttttcttttccctcgaCAAAGCACTCCGCTAATTCATTCAAGTTACCGAACACAGCCTTACGGTTCACATTTAGTCATTGCGATGGTAGTGAAAAAGCTCTCACTTTCAGCACTCATGTAGTAAACAATGGTAATAGCCACTAAATAAATGATGAGAAGTTCCGGTTAACGCAGGCATGGAAACGCTAAAATATCTCGGCCTTAGTCATAGATTGATGAGGGAAAACAAGTAGTATAATTTGATGACGAAATCCCGATACGTACAGAATCTACAGATAGTTTTgctttcattctttcttttaaCATTGTGTTTCTTTTGTTATAAGGATACTTATTAACGTCACCTATGCTTTGATGCTGATATTTTCTTCTACTATAAAATGGATGAAACCTACATGCACAAACAGTGCAACTATTCTAACAGGTGAGAGACATGAAAATCAATGAATGAAAACAACATGGACCATAACTCACAATGGCTATCTTCATCATCTGGAATCTCCGATTCGTTATCGGACATAAACTTCAGCTCCGTGTAACGAATATGAGGCAATTCTAAATTCCTCGACTCCTCGTTTTTCCAGGTCAACACCGGAGCTCTAGGGGATGGAGCAGGCGCTTGCGAAAGAAAACTTGCGTTCATCGACGAGGAGGGCTTCATCTTCAACGCCTCCCCACAACAAGAACACCTGTGGACCCCGCTTTTCTCAACCTTCATCGCATCATCCCTCTTTCCAAGATATGGTTGTCTGTGACTAATCCTATGATCATCCTCCATAAAGGTGTCAATATCCTTGTGAAGGATCCCAGCTAGGGATTTGTAAGCATCCGTGTCGGACTCTCTCTCAGTTGCAAACGAGAGGAGGCATCCCTCGCACATGCTCCGGATGTCGGAGAGTTTTCGGTGCATGTGGCAGTAAGCAAGGGAGGAAATGTCCCTCTTGTGAGATTCACAAATGGAGCCATTGTAGTAGAAGTTGGAGTTCCTGTGGACGAGGACGTGGTCGATTCTGGTGCAGAGCAGGCAGGGGATTTTCAGGTCGAAGAATTTGGCGAATTCGTTGGAGACGAACGCTAGGAATCCGTCGATGAAGAGCAAGAAAATCAGCGTCCATTCGAGAAGGGCGTATACTATAAAGTGTGGGAATCTGCCCAGCTTCCGTTCTGCAAGATGCTTGAAGGATGGCGATGCCATGTTAAATCTAGGTAGGAgaaaacccaaatggaaaaaaCTGAAAGATCGGTTGGTTGTGGAAATTTGAAACAGAGGGTTCAAAATGAAGGGAAGATGGTGATGATGAGACAGATCATGACCTTGGTTTGGATGAACCAGGCCTCGACCATGacctctctctcactttctctctctgtaatgtgtgtctctctctctttgtgcaTGTTTGACGTAGAGGAAAGATAAATTAAACCATACAAAGCTTGGGATTTGGGTGGTGGTGTTGTTATGGCTAAATATAGAAAAGTTGATTGAGTGCGTTTGAGAGAATACTGTGGgttgcttttaaaaaaaaaaaaaaaaaaacccacgaTAGACCGTTAATTCAGGTAATACCTCTTAAAATGCAGTGTTGATTGAACCCTGTGGAATTTCCATTTTGGGTTTATAGCAATATAAATTGATGGCTGTACATAGTTCGTTTGATATATATTATACATGAAAACTTTAGTCGGACAgaattttgataataaaaaaaattgctcgtgAAGTTAG
This DNA window, taken from Rhododendron vialii isolate Sample 1 chromosome 8a, ASM3025357v1, encodes the following:
- the LOC131298040 gene encoding probable myosin-binding protein 5 isoform X2, whose amino-acid sequence is MASPSFKHLAERKLGRFPHFIVYALLEWTLIFLLFIDGFLAFVSNEFAKFFDLKIPCLLCTRIDHVLVHRNSNFYYNGSICESHKRDISSLAYCHMHRKLSDIRSMCEGCLLSFATERESDTDAYKSLAGILHKDIDTFMEDDHRISHRQPYLGKRDDAMKVEKSGVHRCSCCGEALKMKPSSSMNASFLSQAPAPSPRAPVLTWKNEESRNLELPHIRYTELKFMSDNESEIPDDEDSHCKEENKAASVPLLPDTEDIIEEAKTPNFTKGNRFFGIPLTDSAAASPRWASRFQKKFLFEKSDFFSESNDTNETEGDSILHSLKRQVRLDRKSLIAMYMELDEERSASAVAANNAMAMITRLQAEKAAVQMEALQYQRMMEEQAEYDQEAVQVMKDLLTKREEEIKGLEAELDTYRERYGQINRVGSDECEVDADEDYQEFKSQSLSSMSEKSDCGSPNEGNQIAENGHNRERSGPLQEERGERTIEESSLDFEGDRTFLLGMLSNLEKKLNVDSGMVDHVDEYTGNENKAILTKEVSFIRERLKAIEADSGFLKHAAMTLQKGGEGTKLLTEIALHLRKLRRSLKVPSQDIDA
- the LOC131298040 gene encoding probable myosin-binding protein 5 isoform X1 → MASPSFKHLAERKLGRFPHFIVYALLEWTLIFLLFIDGFLAFVSNEFAKFFDLKIPCLLCTRIDHVLVHRNSNFYYNGSICESHKRDISSLAYCHMHRKLSDIRSMCEGCLLSFATERESDTDAYKSLAGILHKDIDTFMEDDHRISHRQPYLGKRDDAMKVEKSGVHRCSCCGEALKMKPSSSMNASFLSQAPAPSPRAPVLTWKNEESRNLELPHIRYTELKFMSDNESEIPDDEDSHSGKEENKAASVPLLPDTEDIIEEAKTPNFTKGNRFFGIPLTDSAAASPRWASRFQKKFLFEKSDFFSESNDTNETEGDSILHSLKRQVRLDRKSLIAMYMELDEERSASAVAANNAMAMITRLQAEKAAVQMEALQYQRMMEEQAEYDQEAVQVMKDLLTKREEEIKGLEAELDTYRERYGQINRVGSDECEVDADEDYQEFKSQSLSSMSEKSDCGSPNEGNQIAENGHNRERSGPLQEERGERTIEESSLDFEGDRTFLLGMLSNLEKKLNVDSGMVDHVDEYTGNENKAILTKEVSFIRERLKAIEADSGFLKHAAMTLQKGGEGTKLLTEIALHLRKLRRSLKVPSQDIDA